gaaaaaaaaaatatatatatatatatataggtactTGCTTTTTACACTCCCCAAATTTTCTAAATACACTCTCATTCCTCCTTTGTAATCTTAACAGGCTTAGTTTCTTGTGCTTTGTAAGGATATTAAAttcacattttataatttatagaaatatttttatattatttgaatttaatatattttatttagattaaattttaataaatatatgttagtagatatgtcaataaatatttaaatatattttatatatacagttgttctaaaaaattattattactattggaATTGTTGTTCGAGATAGGATCTCATTCACTTTAGTGATATCTTACATGTtttcttttgacttttttttcttaaaaaaagttaatttagttgattttttattttatttttcatttgcacacttgatctgggattaaaaaattgaataaaattgtgttaattaaaattgaatttagggCATTgttgattaaatatatttattattatttatgcatatgtttatatattttacacTCGTAACTAATTGCATAGTTTCAACGttttaaatatatcaaaattaataaataaaatattttatttattattttgataatagatAATTGgttattgtaattataaaaatattccaaaaataataataaattaattaaggtattatataaaataaaaatgcacaTAAGATTTAACGATTTAATTAAACCAAATATATActcatggtaaaaaaaattatacataactTTTGTTGGAaagtaattaaaactaaaaaaataaaaaaggagaaaaaatcacaagtagaatataaaaaaatttatttgatttaattaacctACAAAAAATggtagaatttattttattagataaatttgTAACtagatatatttaataaattaattaattatcaatcaaACACTATTAACGCATTTAAATATGTCTCATTAAAACAACCAAATCTACTATTAGACAAACACAAACTTGAACAAATCTTCCATTTTTCATCTATAAGGTAAACATGTGTAAATGAAACACAATTGGCAAGAGCTACAAAAGCAAACACAATCCATAAAACAAAACTATCATAATGCAAGAATTTGAGAATCATAACAATAAAGAATCATAAATTGTTGTTTACCTTTAACAATGCCATCAAAGTATGTCCTAAacataaataatgaaatttcataaataacatagaataaGAGATATCACTTTATATCATTAATGAGAACTAATCATTTTCAATATCAGATATGTTGTCTTAagcaaataaaaggaaaaaagtcaaagaaaatgatatgagaCCTTCAATTTTAATATGTTGGTATATACAATCATAGAGAGAATccctaatgaaataaaaacagaaaaactgTTCACTGCATTGATCgtaattatcttaattaattaaaattaaaatatattggacaatcaattaattgtattttatatttgtttaaaatataaaaataaattgtgatgaatttaaaaattttaaattataaataaatatataatattcaataaatatataaaatgaattaatgtttatttaaattattttattaggcAATCAAGTAAAATTATGCAGGTGTATGTTTTATTATGGTAAAATAGCATGtgtgaattgatttaaatttttcttatgcAAATTATAAAGACATCTGTTTaactaaaaattacttttaataacaattactatattttaaaaatatacttgtAATTGGATATTTTTCCCATTTTTACTTGgatcaacaaaaaatatatcatatcaaTTTAGATCGTTCTTATATCttctatataaaatttaaaacaataaaataaatataaaatttgaatattttaatttatatggtttttatgtattataattaatttaagattctattgaaaataaataaaatataataaagacaaaatttacattaattaaattattttgaacgAATGAATATGGGTGTCACATGGCATCactccataaaataaaatcttcaaAAGGACACACACATTGGAAACTGAGAATGACACAAATATACTCATACTATATATAACCCCCAAAATATCCACAGGTGGCAAGAATAATTATCCAAAATATTGAGACGGACTACGTGATggtatatatattcacaaattTACATAGGGtatgagtatatatatatatatatatatacataattttctatgaaaaataattatatttttttatgatcaatACTTTTTAAGTTTCTAATGTCTAATAATATCACTATCAAAGAGTGGAAAACTCTATCAGAATTGTAAaagacttttttatataaaaaaattcttatatgatattcaatcaagatttttaaatagtataaataagtCTTATGGTATTCAATTAAAACTTCTAATATTTTGTAAGAAGACAACATAATCCAGTGGtattaaattaagattttttataacttataaaaagtcttttgatatttaaaaatatataaattttgatgtttttaagAAAGATTTTGATGAAATTCATCAGATTTTTTGATATAAAACatctataaaaaaatctcattcaAAACCTTGAGATTTTGttagattttttctttatttttttattggttactagactttattttttctcatgaCACATACCATCttctctttttaatattttcaagatGCGTGTCTCatatatatttctcttattcttttggaataaaaaaatgtcaaatatattCCTTCCTTCTAtagtttttcctttgttttctaaattaaattagtatttGTCTTATGTGTTAGGACTAATCATGTTTTCCTTATATCAACTATGTTCATCTTTTAATATATGTTTACTTTTTCATCGCATTTAAACGTGACATTAGATTTATCATGAATaattataacaattaaaaaaattcaaaaaccaacatataattttaaatctattattcaaatataaaagtgagaatgagaaaatactattaaaaaaatgttagtataaaatgacataaagtTATAACCAATATaactattaaaagattaaaaaagttatattgattttacttttttttatccaaatataatcatttcttattattttttcactcactcttataattttaaatgtgtttttaaaagtttacaaaattatttcaaatcttataaatttataaaatcctttaaattcttataaatattacaaaatcaTTTCGAAAGCGTTAACTCACACGCAACACCACGTGTTCATCCACTTCACTTCACCAAAAGCATCAATCCGATGTGTACAATGACCCATTCACATACCGCCACGTGTTAATATCAATAATTTGTGGCGGAGATATCCACATCTCAGACGTCAATCACAAAGCCACCAATTCCTCACCAACAAACGGAGCCGCATATTCCACACCCAATCTCCACCGTCCACTCCAAATCCAACGCCCCACAATCAAATCACATCACATGCTGCCACTCTATTAATCCCCAACACCGCCACCTCACCAGATCCCACTCCCTCCCACCATGGCCTCCGTTGCACTCACCACCACCGCCCTCCCCTCCCTCCGTCTCCGCCGCAACACCACCGCCACACTCAAACCAAACCGCCACGCTTCCATTTCACTCAAACCAAACCTCCACGCTTCAATCTCCTCCTTCCCAAATTTCTCACTCAAAAAACCACACCTAATTTCCACTCGCAAACCCTCCGCTTTAACAGTCAGAGCCTCCGCTGCCTCCATCACCCCGGCGCCGGCTCCGGTACAGCCATGGCAAGGCGCTGCCATAAAACCGCTAATAGCCTCCATCGCGACGGGAGTAATCCTCTGGTTCTCACCGGTTCCCGCCGGCGTGAACCGCAACGCGTGGCAACTACTCGCGATTTTCCTAGGCACAATCGTCGGCATTATAACGCAACCCTTGCCTCTTGGCGCGGTAGCAATATTAGGGTTAGGTGTTTCCGTTCTCACCAAAACCCTACCCTTCGCCGCCGCATTCTCCGGCTTCGGCGATCCCATCCCCTGGCTCATCGCCCTCGCCTTCTTCTTCGCCAAGGGTTTCATCAAAACCGGCCTCGGAAACCGCGTCGCGTACCAATTCGTTAAGCTCTTCGGTAGCTCCTCGCTAGGGTTAGGTTACAGCTTGGTCTTCAGCGAGGCGCTTCTTGCGCCGGCGATTCCCTCGGTGTCGGCGAGGGCGGGGGGGATTTTCCTACCGCTGGTGAAGGCGCTGTGCGTGGCTTGCGGGAGCAACGCCGGCGACGGGACAGAGCACAGGTTGGGGGCGTGGCTCATGCTCACGTGCTTTCAGACCTCCGTGATTACGTCGGCGATGTTCTTGACGGCGATGGCAGCGAATCCGCTGTGCGCGACTCTGACGCAGAATTCCATTAACCAGACGATTGGGTGGTTGGATTGGGCTAAAGCCGCAATTGTGCCTGGCTTGGCGTCGTTGGTGTTGGTGCCGTtgattttgtatgttatatatCCGCCGACACTGAAGAGTAGTCCTGATGCTCCTAAGCTTGCGAAGGAGAAGTTGGAGAAGATGGGGCCCATGACGACCAATGAGAAGATCATGACTGCCACTCTGTTTCTCACggtaatcaaatcaaatttaatttgatttattgttCTGAGTAGTGTTTTGTAGAATGTAACATGTGGGTGTTTTATATATTGTAGCTAGGACAAAATTGAACATAACTTTGCATGAAGTTAAGAGAGTGATGTGTTTTAAAAGTGGTTTTATTAATAGAATAGATGAATCTACTTTGTTGTGTGTGTGGACTGTGGACTAAACACTACACTTAGACGTGCATTGTGCAATAGGGAGAAATTGAATCAACTAATTTGGAGCTATGTTTGTCGAAGGTTTGATAGCATTAACAACTCTGTTATTTGTGATGGGATGAGTCTGTTGATTTGGTTTCTGACAATCTTAGCTTGCCAGTTACTCATAAAGGGCTTGGGATTTCAAATGTAGTTTTCGAAATGTGACTGCACATTAAAGTTCTCTTCTTAAAAAATGCTAATCTAATTGCAGAGTTGGTCCTTGGGAATTCCTTCGGTCACTCACTTCCAAACTTTTTGcttattttattagtatttacTTTTTGAACTTAATGTTAGCTGTATATGATGGCATGCTTTGGTTTCTAATCTGTGCTAGAATTTTCTGTCCTTAGTTTTGTTGAACATTCAGTCTCAGTGCAAGGCTGATCATAGGACATATGTGCATTTGCTTTACAGCCAAGTCAATGGAAATATCAAACATTGGTCATGACTAATCAtgccatttttaattttgtttagttGTGAGTCCCCTGGTTACTTTCAGCTTCTTATTGGTCTGTGAAAATAATCATTTAGTGGTAGCTGTATTGTTGTATGCCTTGTGTCTTAATAAGGTGAATAGTATGTGGTACTTTAAATGCCTAAGAATCTTTGATTGTTTTGTAACCAGGTGGGACTTTGGGTATTTGGAGGACTTCTTAACATTGATGCTGTATCTGCTGCAATTCTTGGATTATCTGTACTTCTTGTCACTGGGGTTGTAACATGGAAGGAGTGCTTAGCTGAAGGAGTTGCTTGGGATACCCTCACATGGTTTGCTGCCCTCATAGCAATGGCTGGCTACCTGAACAAATATGGTCTCATTTCTTGGTTCAGTCAAACTGTTGTCAAGGTATTTTTTTCCGTTTCCATCTGCTGGCTAATATTCATTTAACATTATGCTTCTCCTGATAATTGATGTTTAACTCTTTTGCCTTTTATCTGTTCTTTGGGGTGAAATTGTGAATGCAtggttttttgttttagaaTAAGTTTCATTGTATCATTATCTAATCAAATTGTTCTAGTCGTTTGaccaaaccaaccaaacacaggaaccttttttgtgttttgaaaTATGCTGAAGCTAATCAAGCTTTTGTCCAACTGCATATGATTATTGGACATACTTGCCTCTAGTATGTAATGATTGATCAGTTTGCTAGTGTAATCTCTTGGAATAAGGTCTTCATTATGCATCTTGTTTCATTTCTCTGCTTTGTTCATACTTCTGAGTTTTGGAACGTCACCTTCATTGTCAACGCATGATAATTGCCACTGAAGAAATGATCTTCAATGGCAATAATATTTACGTGCATACCTTGTATCATGGGCACCTTTCAGATTTGTGGCATGTATTCACATGCCTGAAAATGCTCAGCAGAGGAGAATTTGCATTGTGCAGCATGCAtgtgtttataaaattttatattttgagaaattatttgaataatttatgatattccttgatttttttaatgaaatgatttgctaatgtcattatttatttatgtagttTGTCGGTGGATTGGGTCTATCATGGCAATTATCTTTTGGAATTCTAGTCCTTCTATACTTTTACTCTCATTACTTCTTTGCGAGTGGAGCTGCTCATATTGGTGCCATGTTTACTGCATTTTTGTCTGTGGCCACTGCTCTGGGGACTCCGCCATTCTTTGGAGCCATAGTGCTGTCCTTCCTCTCCAACCTTATGGGTGGCCTTACTCATTATGGAATTGGATCAGCTCCTGTGTTTTTCGGTGCCAACTATGTTCCCCTTGCTAAATGGTGGGGCTATGGATTCCTCATTAGTATTGTTAACATTATAATCTGGCTAGGGCTAGGAGGAGTTTGGTGGAAATTCATTGGCTTGTGGTAAGAGGCCAACTATTTAAATTTGCCTACACAGAATTTCTAATTTAAGATTTTTGTATACATTCATGAATGAATCCTCCTTATTATTATCTCAGCAGTTGAAGCAAActgcttttctttttccaatTCTTTCTAAAATAATCTTTGGGAGGTTTTGAAGGAGATTTAGGTGGGACATGGATACAGTTGGTCATTTTAGATCCCGGGTAGAATATTTACATTATGAAATGTAAGGACATCCTGCCATTCAGGATATGTTGTAGTTGTATGCCTTGAATGGATTTTTGTTGAGCAAGTGTTGTATTCTTGTGTGGGGTGTCAATATTGTGAATTTTAGATATTGCATTCATATAGCTGAAATTTGCCAGTTATCATAATTGTCTGTCAACAAATGCTCCACACTCTAGTCTTTTTCACTTTGTTTTACTTTGTTCATAACCTTGTCCTCGTTACATGTTTTTATCAATGTTGCGTTGTAAGCCTGTTTCCAATGTTATTCATCTAATTGATTGattggttttaaaatattttatttttctgaactGTAACGATATTAGTACgaataattatttgtaaaatgAATGACAGatgattttttaaacaaaaagaatatttgagaatttttttaatgcatcagcatttttgttttctgaatATTATTTGAGAACTAAATGAACGGACATAACATTAGACTCAACAGAGTATTTCAAATACGGAAACTAGATGGATGCGGATCCTCTCCAGCAGTATCTTTCGTCTTTGAATGTATCAAACGCATGGAGATAAAAGCCATAAAAAGATTGAATATCACCTTAGACAAAAAACTACCGTGCCTCCCTCTCCCTCCCTGTACTAAGctttagtaaatatttattttatacagctaaattttttaataaataaatatttgttaatataaaatttatgataataatttatattgtattacaagattgtttttaaatattaacaaattgttttaataaattattgaaataaaaattagaaatgaaggtaaaatagataaattgaaagacataagtaattttttaaaaaaatcaagtatacagataaagagaaaaaagtaatttaattaagatgattggaaaagaaattttgagataattattaaagtaaatatgaaattaaaattaagaaatatttataaggattcaaagttaaaaaataaaactaaatgcTCAATATATAGGATTAGGacactataaaataatattggtacactgattgatatatatataacatttggATTTAAATACTAAATAACTCCTAAGATAGAACCACCAAAGCATAAATATATGTCCAACACTGTTGGTAGAAAAACGTTTTATGTTGTTTAGCAAGGGAGATTTAATAACCGGAGGGTTATTAAGTCACTCTCCTCTAAATATATAAACCGGAGGGTTAAAGAGCAAAATATCTAGTGTC
Above is a window of Glycine soja cultivar W05 chromosome 12, ASM419377v2, whole genome shotgun sequence DNA encoding:
- the LOC114379743 gene encoding dicarboxylate transporter 1, chloroplastic-like — protein: MASVALTTTALPSLRLRRNTTATLKPNRHASISLKPNLHASISSFPNFSLKKPHLISTRKPSALTVRASAASITPAPAPVQPWQGAAIKPLIASIATGVILWFSPVPAGVNRNAWQLLAIFLGTIVGIITQPLPLGAVAILGLGVSVLTKTLPFAAAFSGFGDPIPWLIALAFFFAKGFIKTGLGNRVAYQFVKLFGSSSLGLGYSLVFSEALLAPAIPSVSARAGGIFLPLVKALCVACGSNAGDGTEHRLGAWLMLTCFQTSVITSAMFLTAMAANPLCATLTQNSINQTIGWLDWAKAAIVPGLASLVLVPLILYVIYPPTLKSSPDAPKLAKEKLEKMGPMTTNEKIMTATLFLTVGLWVFGGLLNIDAVSAAILGLSVLLVTGVVTWKECLAEGVAWDTLTWFAALIAMAGYLNKYGLISWFSQTVVKFVGGLGLSWQLSFGILVLLYFYSHYFFASGAAHIGAMFTAFLSVATALGTPPFFGAIVLSFLSNLMGGLTHYGIGSAPVFFGANYVPLAKWWGYGFLISIVNIIIWLGLGGVWWKFIGLW